In the Solanum pennellii chromosome 5, SPENNV200 genome, one interval contains:
- the LOC107018639 gene encoding WAT1-related protein At1g70260-like has translation MAIAQDILPCIAMVIIEMCTIFLTIMASTSMSRLGMSSYVFVVYTNALSSIILLPSSYFYHRRDKIQASLFTFPILIRVFILGLVGVTIAQNLAFAGLSYSSPIVACGMANMVPALTFILAIFLRKIRIDVKSQGSQARIIGTLISIIGGVLMTYYKGGVVKQYTPTFLHLANPHLLVFTSTHENWVLGCFLFASASLALCIWNIIQVGTIKKYPHVMKLVFLYTLFGTIQSAIFALFMEKDLNAWKLELNMELLVIVLTAIFGSLIRSNVQMWCMRLKGSSFPLFFKPVGIPTASACGCLLFADTFHYGSMLSAIICGMGYFTTLWGQLKDDETSKNIKGRILPTTSDEKVPLLEEREEDEDEEVEGDSKV, from the exons aTGGCTATAGCACAAGATATTTTGCCATGCATAGCCATGGTGATAATAGAAATGTGCACAATTTTCTTGACTATAATGGCAAGTACATCCATGTCAAGATTAGGGATGAGTTcttatgtttttgttgtttataCAAATGCTCTTAGCTCAATaattcttcttccttcttcataTTTCTATCATAGAAGAGACaa GATACAAGCTTCATTGTTTACTTTCCCAATACTTATTCGTGTATTTATCCTTGGATTAGTAGG GGTTACAATAGCTCAGAACCTTGCATTTGCTGGACTAAGTTACAGTTCACCAATTGTAGCCTGTGGCATGGCCAACATGGTCCCAGCTTTAACTTTTATTCTTGCTATATTTCTCAG aaaaataagaatTGATGTGAAGAGCCAAGGAAGCCAAGCAAGAATAATTGGAACCCTGATATCAATAATTGGTGGCGTTTTAATGACTTATTACAAAGGTGGAGTGGTGAAGCAATATACCCCAACTTTTCTTCACCTAGCCAACCCACATCTCCTTGTTTTCACTTCAACACATGAGAATTGGGTTCTTGGTTGCTTCTTATTTGCTTCAGCTTCATTAGCTCTTTGTATATGGAATATTATTCAG GTTGGAACTATTAAAAAGTACCCACATGTGATGAAATTAGTGTTTCTATATACTTTATTTGGGACTATACAATCAGCAATATTTGCTTTGTTTATGGAAAAAGATCTTAATGCTTGGAAACTCGAACTTAACATGGAGCTTCTTGTTATAGTTTTAACg GCAATTTTTGGGAGTTTAATACGTAGCAATGTTCAAATGTGGTGCATGCGTTTGAAAGGATCTTCTTTTCCTCTATTTTTCAAGCCAGTGGGAATTCCAACAGCTAGTGCTTGTGGCTGTTTACTTTTTGCTGATACTTTTCACTATGGAAG TATGTTGAGTGCAATTATATGTGGAATGGGTTATTTCACTACACTATGGGGACAACTCAAAGATGATGAAACAAGTAAAAACATTAAGGGTAGGATATTACCAACAACTAGTGATGAGAAAGTTCCACTTTtggaagaaagagaagaagacgAAGACGAAGAAGTCGAAGGAGATTCAAAAGTCTAA
- the LOC107018983 gene encoding MLP-like protein 423, translating into MSSNLGKIDFEVEVKSPVDKFWNGIMDSINLFPKASPNEYKSIEVVEGDGKSVGSVLLIKYTEGFPLVTFSKEKIESIDEANKTLVYSVIDGETLKYYKSFKGSLTVIPKGNGSLVKWCCEFERANDEIPEPQIIKEFAVKNFKNLDAYLIGA; encoded by the exons atgtcatccaatttaggaaaaattgattttgaagttGAGGTGAAAAGTCCAGTAGACAAATTTTGGAATGGCATTATGGACTCAATAAATTTGTTCCCCAAGGCTTCACCTAATGAATACAAGAGCATTGAAGTTGTTGAAGGTGATGGCAAGTCTGTTGGTTCTGTTCTATTGATCAAATATACTGAAG GGTTTCCATTGGTGACATTCTCAAAAGAGAAAATAGAGTCAATTGATGAGGCAAATAAAACATTGGTTTATTCAGTTATTGATGGTGAAACcttgaaatactacaagagttTCAAAGGCAGCCTAACTGTTATTCCAAAGGGAAATGGAAGTTTGGTTAAGTGGTGTTGTGAATTTGAAAGGGCAAATGATGAAATTCCTGAGCCACAAATTATTAAAGAATTTGCTGTCAAGAATTTCAAGAATCTTGATGCTTATCTCATTGGGGCATAA
- the LOC107020865 gene encoding 30S ribosomal protein S13, chloroplastic, with product MAQTLATPVLPSLSLICNTSSISKHSSLSFSTPTSFPKTAGLVIKCVRVGGVEVPNNKRVEFSLQYIHGIGRTTARQILVDLQMENKVMKDMSEEELITLREEVSKYMIEGDLRRFNALAIRRLKEIQCYRGVRHIQGLPCRGQRTKNNCRTLKGKKVAIAGKKKAPR from the exons ATGGCGCAAACACTAGCAACTCCTGTACTTCCTTCTCTTTCCCTTATCTGCAACACATCTTCCATCTCCAAGCACAGTTCCCTCTCCTTTTCTACTCCCACATCTTTTCCAAAG ACTGCAGGTTTGGTTATAAAGTGTGTGCGTGTGGGAGGAGTGGAAGTTCCAAACAACAAAAGAGTTGAGTTCTCTTTGCAATACATTCATGGAATTGGCCGCACCACTGCACGCCAGATTCTGGTAGACCTTCAAATGGAGAACAAAGTGATGAAAGACATGTCGGAAGAGGAACTTATTACTCTTCGTGAAGAAGTCTCTAAGTACATGATTGAAGGAGACCTT AGGAGATTCAATGCTCTTGCCATTAGGAGGTTGAAGGAGATTCAGTGCTATAGAGGAGTAAGGCACATCCAAGGATTGCCTTGTAGAGGACAACGAACAAAGAACAATTGCCGTACATTGAAGGGCAAGAAAGTAGCAATTGCAGGGAAGAAAAAGGCACCTCGTTAA
- the LOC107020696 gene encoding probable serine/threonine-protein kinase PBL28: protein MPFGLVSAWNKRRRSKSEDMLNPWIYKPVEYWQIEDQNPPAAKRRHGSSVFTLREMEEATNSFSDDNLLGKGGFGRVYKGTLRSGEIVAIKKMDLPSFKEAEGEREFRVEVDILSRLDHPNLVSLIGYCADGKHRFLVYEYMHKGNLQDHLNGIAEVKMDWPLRLKVALGAARGLAYLHSSSAVGIPIIHRDFKSTNILLNTNYDAKISDFGLAKLMPEGQQSCVTSRVLGTFGYFDPEYTLTGKLTLQSDVYAFGVVMLELLTGRRAVDLTLGPSDQNLVLQVRHILNDKKKLRRVIDPEISRSSYTMESITMFANLASRCVRTDSSERPLMVDCIKELQLILHTNAKGLNMTMHTFRMI from the exons ATGCCTTTTGGTTTGGTGTCAGCGTGGAACAAACGTAGGAGAAGCAAGTCTGAGGATATGCTAAATCCTT GGATATATAAACCTGTAGAATATTGGCAAATCGAAGACCAGAATCCACCTGCAGCAAAGAGACGCCATGGATCATCAGTTTTCACACTCAGAGAAATGGAGGAGGCAACAAATTCTTTTAGTGATGACAATCTACTTGGAAAAGGAGGATTTGGTCGAGTTTATAAGGGTACACTGCGGTCTGGAGAG ATTGTAGCAATAAAGAAAATGGATCTACCTTCATTCAAGGAAGCAGAAGGCGAGCGTGAGTTTCGTGTGGAAGTCGATATTCTGAGCAGACTGGATCATCCTAATCTGGTATCACTAATAGGCTATTGTGCAGATGGAAAGCACAGATTTCTAGTCTATGAGTATATGCACAAGGGGAACCTTCAAGATCATTTAAATG GGATTGCAGAAGTGAAAATGGATTGGCCCTTAAGGCTAAAGGTAGCTCTTGGGGCAGCAAGAGGACTTGCATATCTGCATTCAAGTTCAGCTGTTGGAATTCCTATAATTCATAGGGACTTCAAATCCACCAATATTCTTTTGAACACTAATTATGATGCAAAG ATATCAGATTTTGGACTAGCAAAGTTGATGCCCGAAGGGCAGCAATCATGTGTGACATCTAGGGTACTTGGTACTTTCGGCTATTTTGACCCTGAATATACACTG ACTGGAAAACTCACTTTACAAAGtgatgtttatgcatttggTGTTGTTATGTTGGAGCTTTTAACTGGACGCAGGGCTGTGGACCTCACCCTTGGACCAAGTGATCAGAATTTAGTACTACAG GTGAGACATATATTGAATGATAAGAAGAAGCTGCGTAGGGTGATTGACCCTGAGATTAGCAGGAGCTCATACACAATGGAGTCTATCACCATGTTTGCTAACCTAGCATCTCGCTGTGTGAGAACCGACAGTAGCGAAAGACCCTTAATGGTAGACTGCATCAAAGAACTTCAGCTGATCCTCCACACAAATGCGAAAGGGCTAAATATGACTATGCATACGTTCAGAATGATCTGA
- the LOC107020697 gene encoding uncharacterized protein LOC107020697, which translates to MAAAISLSFSLDPQTQLSYHHRFHHNTSFNSHKASIFTPKYTFPFVISSKSHTSNLIIPLSTSQSSSSSSSTSPSSVFQTPLQTGRFLTNQELEKLESLGKYRYFQELESGSLWVRVMREEEMDVTVWLLAESFSDSMLMPKGYVKFMAYLVKQYMIERRALMPYTATLLGFYRENGEDADLQLAGTVEVCFDKRGANANSPTPTPPKNSPYICNMTVDKLLRRRGIGWHLLKASEELISQMSSSREVYLHCRMIDTAPLNMYRKAGYTIVETDNIFVLLALQRRKHLMCKVLPDSESLFEVDECTSSVDT; encoded by the exons atggctGCTGcaatttctttatcattttctttAGACCCTCAAACTCAACTCAGTTACCATCATCGTTTTCACCATAATACTAGCTTCAATTCACATAAAGCTTCAATCTTTACCCCAAAATATACATTCCCTTTTGTAATCTCATCAAAATCACACACTTCAAATCTGATTATCCCACTTTCAACATCCcaatcttcttcatcttcttcctcaacATCACCATCATCAGTCTTCCAAACCCCACTTCAAACAGGTAGATTTCTCACAAATCAAGAACTTGAAAAGCTTGAATCTTTAGGGAAATATAGGTATTTTCAAGAATTGGAATCTGGATCATTGTGGGTTCGTGTGATGAGGGAAGAAGAAATGGATGTTACTGTTTGGTTGTTGGCTGAGTCTTTTTCTGATTCTATGTTGATGCCTAAAGGGTATGTGAAATTCATGGCATATTTAGTGAAGCAGTATATGATTGAGAGAAGAGCACTGATGCCTTATACTGCTACACTTCTTGGATTCTATAGAGAAAATGGAGAAGATGCAGATTTGCAATTGGCTGGAACCGTGGAAGTGTGTTTTGACAAAAGGGGTGCTAATGCTAATTCTCCCACACCTACACCTCCCAAGAACTCTCCATACATTTGCAATATGACAGTAGATAAGCTGCTTAGGAG AAGGGGCATAGGTTGGCATCTGTTGAAAGCAAGCGAGGAACTAATTTCTCAAATGAGTTCTTCTAGAGAGGTTTACTTGCACTGTCGAATGATTGATACTGCTCCACTCAACATGTATAGAAAAGCTGGATATACCATTGTTGAGACAGACAACATTTTTGTCTTGTTGGCATTGCAGCGACGGAAGCACTTGATGTGCAAAGTCCTTCCAGATTCAGAAAGCCTTTTTGAAGTTGATGAATGCACTTCTTCAGTAGACACGTGA
- the LOC107020017 gene encoding protein NRT1/ PTR FAMILY 1.2-like: MERETELAEEKPRKGGLRTMPFIILNESFERIASYGLVMNMIIYLMTYYNMSAATGTSILALWAALSNGLAIVGAIVADSYCGRFKAVAFGSISTLIGMIILWLTAVIPQLKSLPCSQFQHVCNGTTTIQLAVLFSSFVFMSIGTGFVRPCSIIFGADQLGEKENHENQRVLDSYFNWYYASTGISTILAVTVIVYIQDRYGWKVGFGIPVILMFLSVSMFLIGSPLYVKVKAKENLLIGLLQAIVAVYRKRNTRLTLTDCDNYYHSPLESEILTPSNDFRCLNRACVIEDPRKDLNPDGSASNPWSLCSVEQVELLKALIRVLPMWSTGFMIFVALSQFSSVLQAKTMDRHIFPQLEIPAASFSVFMIIALTIWITFYDRVLVPLLSKYTGQPRGLSPVIRMGIGLIVTCMSMALSAITESIRRQCAIEEGHEDDPSALVNMSAMWLVPQYALLGVAEASHAVGQIEFFYSLLPKSMSSMASAMYTVGTAVSSLVVSILVSGVDWLSSTGGKTSWLSSNINRGHLDYYFWLLTFLSLLNFFYFLLICRLYEPDNDGSSRLSHEAEETQCDYTLLLES, from the exons ATGGAGAGAGAAACAGAATTAGCTGAAGAGAAGCCAAGAAAGGGTGGTCTTAGAACCATGCCTTTCATAATCT tGAATGAATCATTTGAGAGAATAGCAAGTTATGGTTTAGTAATGAACATGATAATCTATTTGATGACATATTATAATATGAGTGCCGCTACTGGTACTAGTATTCTTGCATTATGGGCTGCACTTTCAAATGGATTAGCCATTGTTGGTGCAATTGTTGCTGATTCTTACTGCGGTCGATTTAAAGCTGTTGCCTTTGGATCCATCTCCACTCTTATT GGAATGATTATACTATGGCTCACAGCTGTGATTCCGCAACTCAAGTCTTTACCTTGCTCTCAGTTCCAACATGTTTGTAATGGAACAACAACAATCCAGCTTGCTGTTCTATTTTCATCTTTTGTGTTTATGTCAATTGGAACTGGTTTTGTTAGACCTTGTTCTATAATATTTGGTGCTGATCAATTGGGGGAAAAAGAGAACCATGAGAACCAGAGGGTTCTCGATAGTTATTTTAATTGGTACTATGCTAGCACGGGGATTTCAACTATTCTTGCAGTTACAGTGATCGTTTATATTCAAGATCGTTATGGTTGGAAAGTTGGCTTTGGTATCCCTGTTATCCTAATGTTTTTGTCTGTCTCAATGTTCCTAATCGGTTCTCCTCTTTATGTCAAAGTGAAAGCTAAAGAAAACTTGCTCATAGGATTGCTTCAAGCAATTGTAGCAGTTTATAGGAAAAGAAATACTCGTCTTACATTGACTGATTGTGATAACTACTATCATTCGCCACTTGAATCCGAGATCTTGACGCCATCAAATGACTTCAG GTGTTTGAatagagcttgtgtgattgaagATCCTCGAAAAGATTTGAATCCTGATGGATCAGCTTCGAATCCATGGAGTCTTTGTAGTGTGGAACAAGTTGAattactgaaggctcttattaGAGTACTTCCTATGTGGTCCACTGGTTTTATGATTTTTGTGGCTTTAAGTCAATTTTCATCCGTACTTCAAGCAAAGACCATGGATAGACATATCTTCCCTCAACTTGAAATACCAGCAGCATCATTCAGTGTATTCATGATTATTGCTTTAACAATCTGGATTACCTTCTACGATCGTGTTTTGGTCCCTTTGCTATCAAAATATACTGGACAGCCAAGAGGGCTAAGTCCTGTCATCCGAATGGGTATTGGCTTAATAGTCACCTGTATGTCTATGGCGTTGTCAGCAATAACAGAAAGCATAAGACGACAATGTGCAATAGAGGAAGGACATGAGGACGACCCAAGTGCGTTAGTGAACATGTCTGCTATGTGGCTCGTACCACAGTATGCACTACTCGGAGTGGCTGAGGCTTCCCATGCTGTTGGACAGATTGAGTTCTTCTACTCTCTGTTACCCAAAAGCATGTCCAGCATGGCATCAGCTATGTACACTGTTGGGACTGCTGTGTCGAGTTTGGTTGTAAGTATTCTGGTGAGTGGTGTGGATTGGCTTTCATCAACTGGAGGCAAAACTAGCTGGCTTTCGAGCAACATTAATAGGGGTCACCTAGATTACTATTTCTGGCTACTTACTTTTTTGAGTTTGCTCAACTTCTTCTATTTTCTGCTCATCTGCCGGTTATATGAACCTGACAATGATGGGAGCAGTAGGTTATCTCATGAGGCAGAAGAAACACAATGTGATTATACGCTTTTACTTGAATCTTGA